In one Epinephelus moara isolate mb chromosome 6, YSFRI_EMoa_1.0, whole genome shotgun sequence genomic region, the following are encoded:
- the kcnv1 gene encoding potassium voltage-gated channel subfamily V member 1, whose translation MSLTSSSVAAAELYSNSPSPMSLNSSVFFSEVRDTLDFFIINVGGSRYVLSHELLASYPETRLGKLACCSRDSALELCDDANFLENEFFFDRNSQTFQYVMNYYRTGHLHVREELCEISFLQEIEYWGIDELRINPCCRERYYRRKEQKETLDIQREFEPEDSDEDFVGAACPALRQRLWDLLEKPESSRAARTFGSLSIFFVVVSVINMVLISLDLGEDFGVSDVGIGAPLLFDALEYVCVVWFTGELALRFLCVRDKCRFSRSIPNVIDLLAILPFYVTLAVESLHGGSTELENMGRVVQVLRLLRSLRMLKLGRHSTGLKSLGLTIAQCYEEVGLLLLFLGVGISIFATVVFTLEHDLPATTFTSVPAAWWWATTSMTTVGYGDIRPDTAVGKVLAFLCILSGILILALPIAIINERFSACYFTLKVKEAAMRQGEMLKRLARGSVGGVVEGGVGGGVNLRDAYARSVLDMLKLHGRERASTRSSGGEELWW comes from the exons ATGAGCCTCACCTCCAGCTCGGTGGCGGCGGCGGAGCTTTACAGCAACAGCCCATCCCCGATGTCTCTGAATTCCAGTGTTTTCTTCAGCGAGGTCAGAGACACGCTCGACTTTTTCATCATCAACGTTGGGGGAAGTCGCTACGTGCTATCACATGAGCTGCTGGCATCCTACCCAGAGACCCGGCTGGGGAAGCTGGCCTGCTGCAGCCGAGACTCAGCGCTGGAGCTCTGTGACGACGCCAACTTCCTGGAGAATGAGTTCTTCTTTGACCGGAACTCACAGACCTTCCA GTATGTGATGAACTATTACCGGACGGGTCACCTGCACGTGAGGGAGGAGCTGTGTGAGATCTCCTTCCTGCAGGAGATTGAGTACTGGGGCATCGACGAGCTTCGCATCAACCCCTGCTGCCGCGAGCGTTACTACCGCCGCAAGGAGCAGAAGGAGACCCTGGACATACAGCGAGAGTTTGAGCCCGAGGATAGTGATGAGGACTTTGTGGGTGCTGCCTGCCCGGCTCTCCGCCAGCGCCTGTGGGACCTGCTGGAGAAACCCGAATCATCGCGTGCTGCTCGCACCTTTGGCTCACTCTCAATCTTCTTCGTGGTGGTGTCGGTCATCAACATGGTGCTCATCTCGCTGGACTTAGGGGAGGACTTCGGAGTGAGCGACGTTGGTATCGGTGCACCGCTGCTTTTCGATGCCCtggagtatgtgtgtgtggtgtggttCACCGGAGAGCTGGCACTTCGGTTTCTCTGCGTGAGGGATAAGTGTCGCTTCAGTCGAAGTATTCCCAACGTGATCGACCTGCTGGCCATCCTGCCGTTCTATGTGACGCTGGCAGTGGAGAGCCTCCACGGAGGATCCACAGAGCTGGAGAACATGGGCCGTGTGGTGCAGGTCCTCCGACTCCTCAGGTCACTCCGAATGTTGAAGCTGGGACGACACTCGACAG GCCTCAAGTCTCTGGGTTTGACCATCGCTCAGTGCTACGAGGAGGTCggcctcctgctcctcttcctcggTGTTGGCATCTCCATCTTCGCCACAGTGGTCTTCACCCTGGAGCACGACCTTCCCGCCACCACCTTTACCAGCGTGCCAGCCGCTTGGTGGTGGGCGACCACCTCCATGACCACAGTTGGCTATGGAGACATCCGGCCCGACACGGCTGTGGGGAAGGTGCTGGCCTTCCTTTGCATCCTGTCTGGGATCCTGATCCTGGCGCTCCCCATCGCCATCATCAACGAGCGCTTCTCCGCCTGCTACTTTACGCTGAAGGTGAAGGAGGCAGCGATGCGGCAAGGAGAGATGCTGAAGAGGCTGGCCCGCGGCTCAGTGGGGGGGGTGGTCGAGGGGGGAGTGGGAGGAGGCGTGAACCTGAGGGACGCCTACGCCCGGAGCGTTCTGGACATGTTGAAGCTGCATGGGCGAGAGAGGGCGAGCACCCGGAGCAGTGGAGGAGAAGAGCTGTGGTGGTAG